The following proteins are encoded in a genomic region of Ptychodera flava strain L36383 chromosome 23 unlocalized genomic scaffold, AS_Pfla_20210202 Scaffold_24__1_contigs__length_23054250_pilon, whole genome shotgun sequence:
- the LOC139124916 gene encoding uncharacterized protein isoform X1 — translation MELEDIFTSIKNNKAANIIREEIRQHKIEEWLCNIDNAAGEASEISHATENEDEVSSQIREAAKQSIVGQRNSSRMLRASVSTTSTQFHILKPNTNESVSHHDPVEESPPSSTKVKPLEDSDQSTTIPDDITKSHSNESVSHHDPVEESLPSSTKIKPLQDSDQSTTIPDDITKSHNNESVSHHDPVEESPPSSTKVKPLQDSDQSTTIPDDITKSHNNESVSHRDHVEESLPSSTKVKPLQDSDQSTTTPDDITKSHNNESVSHRDPVEESPPSSTKIKPLQDSDQSTSTPDDITKSHSNESVSHHDPVEESLPSSTKVKPLQDSDHQQQHLMISLNLTIMKV, via the coding sequence ATGGAGCTGGAAGACAtatttacatcaatcaaaaacaataaaGCTGCAAACATAATACGGGAAGAAATTAGACAGCATAAAATTGAAGAATGGCTATGTAACATTGACAATGCTGCTGGAGAAGCATCTGAAATTTCTCATGCGACAGAAAATGAAGATGAAGTTAGCTCGCAAATACGAGAAGCTGCCAAACAAAGTATTGTAGGACAGAGGAATAGCAGCAGAATGTTGAGGGCATCCGTATCAACAACTAGTACACAATTTCATATACTTAAACCTAACACTAATGAAAGTGTAAGTCATCATGATCCTGTAGAAGAGAGTCCACCATCAAGCACCAAGGTTAAACCACTAGAGGATTCTGATCAATCAACAACAATACCTGATGATATCACTAAATCTCACAGTAATGAAAGTGTAAGTCATCATGATCCTGTAGAAGAGAGTCTACCATCAAGCACCAAGATTAAACCACTACAGGATTCTGATCAATCAACAACAATACCTGATGATATCACTAAATCTCACAATAATGAAAGTGTAAGTCATCATGATCCTGTAGAAGAGAGTCCACCATCAAGCACCAAGGTTAAACCACTACAGGATTCTGATCAATCAACAACAATACCTGATGATATCACTAAATCTCACAATAATGAAAGTGTAAGTCATCGTGATCATGTAGAAGAGAGTCTACCATCAAGCACCAAGGTTAAACCACTACAGGATTCTGATCAATCAACAACAACACCTGATGATATCACTAAATCTCACAATAATGAAAGTGTAAGTCATCGTGATCCTGTAGAAGAGAGTCCTCCATCAAGCACCAAGATTAAACCACTACAGGATTCTGATCAATCAACATCAACACCTGATGATATCACTAAATCTCACAGTAATGAAAGTGTAAGTCATCATGATCCTGTAGAAGAGAGTCTACCATCAAGCACCAAGGTTAAACCACTACAGGATTCtgatcatcaacaacaacacctGATGATATCACTAAATCTCACAATAATGAAAGTGTAA